The following proteins are encoded in a genomic region of Euhalothece natronophila Z-M001:
- a CDS encoding PIN domain-containing protein, which yields MSISLKRFFLDTNIFIIGDADRSSAESFILEAFGYRGKPSSITGEVIFSDELLDQIRRVSKYLYGKEQAGEIISNLWRWLPIYYLPSTLDWTKEKSELAKQKIIPSEDIEIYLTAKNGQADCFISGNRKLIATIAEFNCFTPENFINEYFSDK from the coding sequence GTGAGCATTTCCTTAAAACGGTTTTTTTTAGATACTAATATATTTATTATTGGAGATGCTGATCGCTCAAGTGCAGAAAGTTTTATTTTAGAAGCATTTGGCTATCGGGGAAAACCTTCCTCAATTACAGGAGAGGTGATTTTTTCCGATGAACTGCTTGATCAAATTCGTCGAGTTAGCAAATATCTATATGGAAAAGAACAAGCAGGAGAAATTATTTCTAATCTGTGGCGTTGGTTACCTATTTACTATCTTCCTTCAACTTTAGATTGGACAAAGGAAAAATCAGAATTAGCTAAACAAAAAATCATTCCCTCAGAAGATATTGAAATTTATTTAACAGCAAAAAATGGACAAGCAGACTGTTTTATTTCAGGAAATCGCAAGTTAATAGCGACAATTGCTGAGTTTAATTGTTTCACTCCAGAGAATTTTATTAACGAGTATTTTAGTGACAAGTAA
- a CDS encoding four helix bundle protein: MNSLVYDKAYQFAIRIVKAYRYLVEEKKEFVLSKQLLRSGTSTGANIAEANGGISKADFRAKISIAYKECLETKYWLSLLKDTNYISPEAFFSIYTDAEEISKMLWKILKTAQTSKND, encoded by the coding sequence GTGAATAGTTTAGTGTATGATAAAGCGTATCAATTTGCCATCCGAATTGTTAAGGCTTATCGGTATTTAGTGGAGGAGAAAAAAGAATTTGTTTTATCCAAGCAACTCCTTCGTAGCGGAACATCAACTGGTGCAAATATTGCAGAAGCGAATGGAGGAATATCGAAAGCCGATTTTAGAGCAAAAATATCCATTGCATACAAAGAATGTTTAGAGACAAAGTATTGGTTATCTTTGTTGAAAGACACGAATTATATTTCTCCAGAAGCATTTTTTAGCATCTACACAGATGCAGAAGAAATTAGTAAGATGTTATGGAAAATATTAAAAACAGCACAAACCAGTAAGAATGACTGA
- a CDS encoding Eco57I restriction-modification methylase domain-containing protein, producing the protein MKVEGNLITADFTPDILAEEIKGQTPVDFGFKATDNLADEIATTWGDIKAYYQAFQRRLDRLDSKDSATSLTREQWVIPILELLGYQPVYQQKAAVVEGQTYAISHRAEGVESGEQSSEEEKPPLHIISCRLSLEQKPASGTPRLSAHALVQEYLNRTEHLWAVVTNGYRWRLLRDSSLMTRLTYVEFDLEQILNSEDYAEFSLFYRLFHRSRLPGGTEDTEECLLEYYHQEARKQGGRIRDRLRDQVEKTLVSLGTGFLQHRANQQLRNAIATGELSEKDYYRELLLLIYRLLFLLVAESRNLLLNHADAEKARIYREYYSIERLRAIAEQPLHRREGFQDLWEGLKVTFALFDENWRGKLLGLSPLNGDLFGSNTLSHLKLCALDNHDLRQAIRQLSLYESRQQQRRINYSALDVEELGSIYESLLDFQPRIIENQGIYEFKLVPGSERKSTGSYYTPPELVAQLIKSALEPVIEDRLQNSQFRPEQALLSLKICDPACGSGHFLLAAARRIGKELARLRTGEAQPVPEQLRKAVRDVIQNCIYGVDLNPLAVDLCKVALWIEGFCEGYPLNFLDHRIKCGNSLVGVLDLDCLQEGIPDKAYKAVTGDEKTIAQQKTKENKKQRKDLERGQLSINFNQLEESREEYVEAFREVGNIVETTTTAYREKEERYRNSRHNPQWWRDYTACNLWTAAFFMPLTEQNLQLLPTTAVLQRLLAGEEKGLTDVIEAAEKLAEEKRFFHWELEFPEVFEEGGFDCILGNPPWEQLQLAEKEFFASRDSEIANAKNSSERKKLIQKLPETNPILAEEWEQAKHFADAETKFVRESGRYLLTATGKINTYAVFAETDRKLVGNQGRAGVIVPTGIATDDTCKKFFGDLIKTRSLEKLTGYENEAFIFSAVHNAFKFCNLVITGEDIQVKETDFIFFCRYFSDINDPKRHFTLTPEDTQLINPNTLTCPIFRTHPDADLTKKFISIFLS; encoded by the coding sequence ATGAAAGTAGAAGGAAACCTCATCACTGCTGATTTTACTCCCGATATCCTTGCTGAAGAAATAAAGGGACAAACTCCCGTCGATTTTGGTTTTAAAGCAACGGATAACCTCGCTGATGAAATCGCTACAACTTGGGGAGATATCAAAGCCTATTATCAAGCCTTCCAAAGACGATTAGATAGACTTGATTCTAAAGATAGCGCAACTAGTCTCACGCGGGAACAGTGGGTAATTCCGATTTTAGAATTATTGGGCTATCAACCTGTTTATCAGCAAAAAGCAGCGGTAGTGGAGGGACAAACCTACGCTATTTCCCATCGCGCAGAAGGAGTCGAGAGTGGGGAACAGAGTTCAGAAGAAGAAAAGCCACCCCTACATATTATCAGTTGTCGGCTATCTCTAGAACAAAAACCTGCTAGTGGAACGCCTCGACTGTCCGCCCATGCGTTAGTTCAAGAATATCTTAACCGTACTGAACATTTATGGGCTGTTGTCACTAATGGTTATCGCTGGCGGTTGCTGCGAGACTCCTCTCTGATGACACGCTTAACTTATGTGGAGTTTGATTTAGAACAAATCCTCAATAGTGAAGATTATGCTGAATTTTCCCTATTTTACCGACTTTTTCATCGATCGCGCTTACCAGGTGGAACAGAAGACACAGAAGAGTGCTTATTAGAATACTACCATCAAGAAGCACGTAAACAGGGAGGACGAATTCGCGATCGCCTGCGAGATCAGGTGGAGAAAACACTGGTATCATTAGGAACAGGATTTCTCCAACATCGTGCTAATCAGCAACTACGAAACGCCATTGCCACAGGAGAACTTTCAGAAAAAGACTATTATCGGGAACTACTGTTATTAATTTATCGGCTGTTATTTCTCCTAGTAGCCGAGTCGCGGAATTTATTACTGAATCATGCTGATGCAGAAAAAGCCCGAATTTATCGAGAATACTATAGTATAGAACGATTACGCGCGATCGCGGAACAACCCCTTCATCGGAGAGAAGGCTTTCAAGATTTATGGGAAGGATTAAAAGTCACCTTTGCTTTATTTGATGAAAACTGGCGGGGAAAACTCTTAGGCTTATCTCCCCTCAATGGCGACCTATTCGGTTCTAACACACTTTCCCACTTAAAACTCTGTGCATTAGATAACCATGACTTACGCCAAGCCATTCGTCAGTTATCCCTCTATGAAAGTCGTCAACAACAGCGACGGATTAACTATTCCGCATTGGATGTAGAAGAATTAGGGAGTATTTATGAGAGTTTACTAGATTTTCAGCCTAGAATTATCGAAAATCAGGGAATTTATGAATTTAAGTTAGTCCCTGGCAGTGAACGCAAATCCACAGGATCATATTACACTCCCCCAGAATTAGTCGCCCAGTTAATCAAATCTGCATTAGAACCCGTTATCGAAGATAGATTACAAAATTCTCAATTCCGCCCAGAACAAGCCCTACTATCTCTAAAAATCTGCGACCCTGCTTGTGGTTCAGGACATTTCCTCCTCGCAGCCGCCAGACGCATTGGGAAAGAGTTGGCGAGACTGCGAACAGGAGAAGCGCAACCTGTTCCTGAACAGCTACGAAAAGCAGTGCGGGATGTGATTCAAAACTGCATCTATGGTGTCGATTTAAACCCTTTAGCAGTAGATTTGTGTAAAGTAGCTTTATGGATAGAAGGATTTTGCGAAGGATATCCCCTCAACTTCCTCGACCATCGCATCAAGTGTGGGAACTCCTTAGTGGGAGTATTAGACTTAGACTGTCTGCAGGAAGGAATCCCCGATAAAGCCTATAAAGCAGTCACAGGAGACGAGAAAACTATCGCACAGCAAAAAACGAAGGAGAATAAGAAACAACGCAAAGATTTAGAGAGGGGACAATTATCCATCAATTTTAATCAACTCGAAGAGAGTCGGGAAGAATATGTGGAAGCATTTCGAGAAGTGGGGAATATTGTGGAAACAACTACCACAGCTTATCGGGAGAAAGAAGAACGTTATCGCAACAGTCGCCATAACCCCCAATGGTGGCGCGACTATACTGCTTGTAATTTGTGGACAGCAGCATTTTTTATGCCCTTAACGGAACAAAATTTACAACTGCTTCCGACAACGGCGGTATTACAACGCTTGTTAGCAGGGGAAGAAAAGGGTTTAACAGATGTTATTGAAGCAGCGGAGAAATTAGCAGAAGAAAAGCGGTTTTTCCATTGGGAATTAGAGTTTCCCGAAGTGTTTGAAGAGGGAGGGTTTGATTGTATTTTAGGAAACCCGCCTTGGGAACAATTACAACTTGCTGAAAAGGAGTTTTTTGCCTCTCGTGATTCAGAAATTGCTAATGCGAAAAATAGTTCAGAACGGAAAAAGTTAATTCAAAAGTTACCCGAAACCAATCCAATATTAGCGGAAGAATGGGAACAAGCCAAACATTTTGCTGATGCAGAAACAAAGTTTGTCAGAGAGTCAGGACGATATCTGTTAACCGCAACGGGAAAAATTAATACTTATGCGGTGTTTGCAGAAACTGACCGTAAATTAGTGGGAAATCAAGGAAGGGCAGGGGTCATTGTTCCCACAGGAATTGCAACAGATGATACTTGTAAAAAGTTCTTTGGAGACTTGATTAAAACTCGCTCTCTGGAAAAATTAACAGGTTATGAAAATGAAGCATTTATTTTTAGTGCAGTTCATAATGCGTTTAAATTTTGCAATTTAGTCATAACTGGAGAAGACATTCAAGTTAAAGAGACTGATTTTATCTTTTTCTGTCGCTACTTTTCAGACATCAATGATCCGAAACGTCATTTTACTTTGACACCAGAAGATACTCAATTAATTAATCCCAATACGCTAACTTGTCCCATTTTTCGGACTCATCCTGATGCTGACCTCACTAAGAAATTTATCAGCATATTCCTGTCTTAG